One Ovis aries strain OAR_USU_Benz2616 breed Rambouillet chromosome 24, ARS-UI_Ramb_v3.0, whole genome shotgun sequence genomic window, GGAAGGGAGAAGAAGGCGTGAGTTGAGACTAGAACGTTAAGCTAGCCTAGCTTGAACTGGactgttttattcctttttaaaaaattatttcaaaagtacACAAAAGTAGAGAGAATGATGTAACAAACTCCTGGATCTCTCACCCTTCAGCAAACATTCATTACCAACTAATGGCCCATTTCGTTTCATATATACCTCCAACTTGCTGACCCGCCTCAGATTATTTTGAAGGAAATTCTAGACATcatgttattttaattataaatatctCATTATGTATCTCTAAGAGATAGAGACTCATGTTCTCAGAAACATAGCCATAATAATGTCATCACAACCTAAAAAAATCTGTAACAATaattccttgttgttcagtcgctcagtcatgtctgactctttgtgaccccatggactgtagcataccaggcctccctgtccatcaccaactcctggagcttgttcagacccatgtccattgagtcggtgatgccatccaaccctctcatcctctgtcgtccccttctcctcctgccctcaatctttcccagcatcagggtcttttccaatgagtcagctcttcgcatcaggtggaatTCCTTCCTATCACCAAATTCCAGTTCCTAGGCACATTTCTCCAGTTGTTTTATAGTACGACGAAACTGAAATTTCTGATAACCGAGAGTGGTCTGAAAGTATGGTATCGGCCCATGATGCTGCCCGCGGCGAGTGAGAGCACAGCTGAAGTAATTGctagaaagaatgaaatcccTGCAGGTTCACATTCCGTTTCATTCTGACTCTTCAAGAAACCAGATGCTATAAAATTCCCCCAGGGAGCGCCCCTGTCTGCCTGTCACTGTCGCCCAGTGCTCACCTTATTCATCCTCTGGTTTGGCTCCTGACACCTTGTGTAACACCTTGGCCACACCTGGTTACAATCCTTGTCTCCGCCAGTAGACAAAGGAATCCTTGTAGGCAGGGGCTGCTATCTCACCCTTTCGCTGTATCCTCTGGACCCAGCCAGGGTTTGTGAGGCCAGACAGCTAAGGATGGCCCTGCCTGTGTGGCTTTGACCACGACCCAACACCCAGAAGCCCCCGCCACGGATCCCTGCTCTCTAAACTGGCCCCATCGATGAAACACCACACTGGCTCCTGCCTCCGTCTGGCACTCATAAATTCATCACACTGGACTGGACTGGACCTCCTGGCTGCCCGAGTTCCTTCCCAAGCCATCGTCAACATCTCTTCCACCTTTTCCACACCATCTGcctcctcctgcttctccagCCCTGCTCGCCACCCCTTCGGCCCCCAGGGAAAGGCCCCGCTCCTGCCCGAGCCTGCCCGCGCTCAGTGCACAGCTTGCCTGAGGCATCCAGATGATCTTCTGTGTCCGTAAGAAGTGATACATGGCCGAGAAGCGCTCGAAGCCTCCTCTCAGGATAAGGACGGGGTGGCGCGTGAGGTGGGTCAGGGTTCTGCCGCACTCAACAGCCGCTCCAAGCGCTAATCCTAAGAGCAGAGACCAAAGAGGTGACTGTCCCCTGTGTGTTCACCGTTTGCCTAGAGGCCCAGTGGACAGGCACTccactctggaaaacagctaTCGAGGAAACTGAAGCGAATATAAACAGAGATGAAAGctacaattaaaatttaaaaagcaattcgCCACCAAGAAAGCTGATCTTTGTAAACTCcaagatttcattttcatttccatgtTGTTGCAAGGAAGGACGATCCAACATAAGCGAAATGCGCACGTGTCTATGAAAGCgacagtcgctcggtcgtgtccagctctttgcggccacatggactgtacagttcacggaattctccaggccagcatactggtgtggggagcctttccctcctccgggggatcctcccaacccagggatcgaacccaggtctcccacatttcagggggattctttaccagctgagccacgtcTGTGTATATACAATATCATAAATGATGTACCAcacaattcatccatttaaagtatagaaatgaatgttttttaatgtattcacaGTTGTGAAACCATCACTGCAGTCAAtgtcagaacattttcatccccTCCAAAAGAAACCACGTACCAGTTATAGGGTTTCATTCCTCACTTCCCTGCAAACATTCAGCTCTAAGCAACCTCTAACCTAATTTCTTATGGCTTGACCTGTTTTGGACATTTTctagaaatggaattatataaaTGTGGTGTTTTGCGTCTGGTTGCTTTCCCTGGGCATGATGTTGTCAAACTTCATCTGTGTTGCAGCAAGCGTCAGCACTCCAGCCTTTTTcgtagctgaataatattcctctgtgtggCTCTCCACCTTTGGTTTATCCACTGATCTGCTGATGAATATTTCAGGTGTTTCCATTTTGTGCCTATTATAAGACTGCCAGGAACACCCGTGTACAAGGTTTTGCGTGCACATCTTTAGCTTCTCTCTGCTAGACACTATGGACGAAGAATGTTGCTTGccacatcagtaaacaaagaaCACTGTGGCCATCGAGCCATTGGCTGCTGCAGGTGTCCCTGACTGTGCACTCTTCCCTGAGTAAGCAAATTATCAGTGTGtggtttggggttttgttgttcTGTGACTGTGATTTTTTACCGAGTGCGGATGGTGGCTCCATAGTGCTAAAGTGAGGTCAGGCACAGAGAGTAGAGGGGATTGTTTTCACTGACCACCATTTCCTAAGACTTAGGCTTCAGCCAACAATCCTAGGATTGCAGACCAGGTTTGACTGTAGCAAAGAGGGGACAATTTCCTGGCTAAgggcctcctgagaaaactggtGTTATTACAGGTGGAAGCCTACCGCCACCCAGTGGCCACTGGTATGAATGCCCAGCCCATGGAACTCATCCACCCCATCAGGCACTGAGCGGGCAAGCGGCAGCAATGCGTGGTCAGCCCAAAGCAGGGGCTGAATGGAGAACGCAGCGGAGCCTCAGTGAAGCAGGCCAGAACTGGCCATGGTCCAGCTCGAGGATGAAGTGAGTGTTCTCCAGGATCACCATTCAAGCCGTGGGAGACCAGacagagccagactgcctgggtttgaatcctggccccACCACTTACTACGTGTGGTGGTTTAAAAACTCTTCCCGCAAACACTTTCAAATGCTTCCCTTTAGTTTAATTCCCCTCTCCTAtaggggttggagaaggaaatggcaacacgctccagcgttcttgcctggagaatcccagggacgggggagcctggtgggctgccgtctatggggtcgtagagttggactaaagtgacttagcagcagcagcagcctgtagGGGTAGCTGTACTCagtgacttgcttctaatgaACAGAATGTGACCTAGTATTTCCGTCTCAAGAGCAGGTCATAAATAGGGGCGcggctgtccccttctctccctctgtcttgGCCCACTCCCTCGGGGGAAACCAGCTGCCCTGTCATGAGGCCATCTAAGCAGCCATCTGCGGAGGTCCGTGCAGTAAGGAATGGAGGACTCCCGGGTATTCCCATGGGAGTGACCATCTCAGAGCCATGTCATCCTGGCCCCATCTCACCTCCTTGGGACAGCAGTCTGGCTGACGTCATGTCTACAGCCTCAGGACAGGTGAGAAACTCCCAGCTAAGTGCTCCCAAATTCcacagaaacagacagacaaCTAATGATTATGGCATTAAACTACTGagtttgggggtaatttgttacacagcagtagaaaCCCACGGCCCCAAACATGGGGAATGAGTTATTTCACCTTCCTGGACTCcaatttcctcctctataaaacagagacgttacttacTAGGAGACAACTCTCCACAGCCTTTCGTGTTTCTACATGTCCTTTGAACAAAGGCGCTGGCTTTTCAAGGATATCTGTGTAATAAACAGCCTTGGTTGATAGAGACAGTTCCTCCCTCCAGAGTCAAGGGCAGGCAGGCTTTCTGCATGTTTGTTAGAAAAGATTTAGGCCCCCTAAGCTCAGAGTTCGCTAACAACACCACCCAGTGCTTTCTGGCTACTTCTATTGCTCTGAGAAATAAAGTCTTTTATTTCTGAGCCAGGAGCCTCAGGTCTTGCGCCAGCATCCACAAAACCACGGCAGGCTTGCTTGTCACCTTGCAAAGAAGGAAACATCCCAGACCCTTCCCAGGTTCTGACACTGCCGTCTCCATCGGGCTGCTCTGTAGGGGTGGCCCAGGCAGAGCTCCCGGCATGCAGCAAAAGCGCTCGGTAACTTAACTCTTCTCGCTGCTCTGGTACAGACTCACTGTGCTTGCCGTCGTCAGCGCCGTCATCATCACTGCCGTCGTCTTTCAGCATTAGCTCCGGGGAGATGGTGTTGTTATCGTATATCACACAGTATTCCACACACTCCAGATCCACAGACTCCGGGATTAGGTATTTGCCTGCCCTCTAAAGAAACCACCGGAGAAGCCTGTTGGTAGGTGGGTTAGGCTGAGTCCACACGCCCTGCACACCAGCACTGGGAGGAGCCCAGGTGGGACAGCGTCCCCTTCCTTGACTACACTCGGGCCTGGAAACCCTGAGAGTGGACCAGAGAGGCTGCCACGTTCCAAGAGTCTTCCACACCCATGGTCCCTCCTGGGAGAAGCTGTCCACGGCTGACTGGACCAGAGATGATAGCCTAGCAAAGAACAGTGGTCTAGTGGCCAGCCCACAGCCAATTAGGAGCCTTGGCACAGGTGCTGAGAGGGCAGCCATGGCCACCGGAACTACTGacaccctctggagaagggtgtgGGCGATGGAGACCAAATCCAAAATCCGCCATGAAGAGGGCAGTAAGCAGACAGGCTTGAATGGGCAAAAGTCACAAGCCCAGGGTCCATAACACTGCCTGGCCCATCAAAGAATGAAATCAACATTTGCTTAATGAAGCTGTTGCCCACAGGGGACAGGGAGAGGCCTCAGGGAGTGAGTGACAGTGTCAGAGACCCTCGTGGTGGACACACGGGGTCCTGCCCTGCCGCCCACAGTGTCCAGTAGGAGGTGCCCCCTCTTGGACCTCGGATAAAATCTCCCATTCTTCCGGCCCTCCAGTAAGGCAGCCCATCTGCCCCACAATCGGACTCTTGTCGGTATACCTTCTTCACGAGGAGGGCTGTAATCACGTGGCTTTCATCATACTCCCATTTGGACCGCACATCTCAAAAGGAAACGTATCAAATGAGTAACTGCTTTTGCAAAGGAACACGTGACCAACAAGagcattaaaatacattaaagtaaaatgatgagccagaaacagagaaaatagcTCTAATACAAATAACTAACAAAACCTTGTATCCAGAATTTGTAAAGAAGTTAAAAatcaatgggggaaaaaagctaCAGACATCTGAAGACATCTTTACCTTCAGAAACAGCTGAAGAGTACATCCAAGGCTGACTTCAGCCCTTGTGAAGTGCCTGCCTGAGGACATTCAAGGCCACCAAAGAACTTACTGCTTGCTCCAGCTGGCACCTGAAGACAGGGCCCCTGTTCCCCGCCTCTGAGAAGGGTAAGAGCCTAACTTCGATCAGCACCAGTTAGCAAGCCCCCTTGGGTTTCACATGGTCCAACTTCAACCCAGTTTGTAGTTTTTCACTTCCCTGACTCTGAGCCCCACATTCCCCTTCTCTACTCCCTCACTCTCCATCTCAAAGGCCTCTGTGCAAACTGGAGTCCTGTTCactcggggctcctccctatTGCGATAGCACACTACCGATTAAATCCTGTCTTCCCCTTTGTTTATCTCTAACATGATCTAATAACAAAAATGAACCGACTACACTCTAGCTCCATGCAACAACATAAGTGAATCTTCATCACATAGTCTTGAGCAAAGGTCAGAGACATGGTCTATCTGGCTTAAAAACAAGTGAAActgggacttcccgggtggtccagtggttaagaagccctcttccaaagcagggggtgcaggttcagtccctaagattccgcatgctgtggaacaactaagcccgcatGCTACAACCAGAGTCTGCCCACCTCAATGGGAGATCCCACCTGGCACAGCTAAGACCTACCCAGCCATAAATAAAGTACTTACCCAATAAACAGAGGTAGTTGGGTTCAGTTAATCTGGATAGTTTTGTGACCTGATTCAAGATGTTGTAAAGCTCTGTTGGTTCACACAAAACCAAACCAGTCATCCTACAGGAAAGAATCGATAACGTATTAATAAAagcttagtgaagtgaaagtcgctcagttgtgtccgactctttgtgaccccatggactattcagtccatggaattctccaggccagaatattattgagtgggtagcctttcccttctccaggggatcttcccaacccagggattgaacccaggtctcccgcattgcaggtggattctttactagctgagccacaggggaagcccaagaatatgggcgtgggtagcctattccttctccagcggatcttcccaacccagcaatctaaccacggtctcctgcatggcaggcaaattctttaccaactgagctatcagggaagcccaaaagcttAGTACATCTTTCTATTTTAGACGAATGACTACCAAGTAAGATAATTAAACTTTCTTAACATGTGTTCAAACAAAGGTGAAAATAATCACCAAAGTGATCaaggaaactttaaaaacaaagtgaaatgtGTGTAGGGGAGATAAACATTGCACACAATGTATCTGAATAAAACAGGTTATAAAACAGTCAccaattcatttcttctttcagtaaATCATCACTGAacacctactaagtgccaggcactggaaATAGCTGTGGTCATCTAGACCTACCCTCACGAAGGTTACAGTCTAGGCTGGAATGCAGATATTGGACAAAAAAATACTTCATTAAGCAGGGAAAGCATTATAAAAGGGTCAGCATCCAGTGCCACAGGAGGTGCCAACAGGAGGGCCTCGCCTAGTCGGCGGGGATGGGTGGTCAGAGAAGGGCTGTCTGAGATGTGATTGCGGAGACAGGAGGTTAGGCAAGACTTAAGCaggtggaggagacagagaggatgAAGGAGGTGGGGATACTTCTGGGAGCAGGAGGGAACTTAGCACCTGAGGTTTCCAAAGGAGCCTGGGCTGATGGCAGTGGGAGGAGAGTGATGATGAAGACCCTGGGGAGGCTGATGCAGGTCCCTTGTGGGGGCCTTGTGGGCTTATTGTAAAGACCGTGGTGCTTCCTGGAAGGTGGCGCATCGCTCACTTGTACTGACAGAACTGCCCGGCCAGCCTGGGCTGTGGCTCCTGCTTACAGGGCTGCTCTTGGTTCCTGGGTGCGActgtctctgctgccccctggacACTGAGCGGGGAAGGCTGGGCCTGTGCAGCAGCTTCCTGCAAGGAGGTTACCTTTTAGCCGGGGTGGGAGTGACCAAGAGCAGTCAGCAGACCTCTGCAGGCCAGTCAAGTCCAGGGACAATCTTGCTCAAGTGGACAGTTAGGGTCCACTTCAGGATTACCGATACGATGCTCCCCAGAAAGGCTAACCCCTCGTCTTGGGCCCTGGAACCTTCTCGcctcctccagcacctcagttcTCAGCCTCCCCTCCAACATCACCACTTTCAGTCTCCATGTAGGTCGTTCCCAGTGGCATGCCAGCGTCCTCTCTGCCTATCTCTGTTCCCTTTGTCAGCTGAGACCTTTTTATGTCTACACGGCCTCCACTTCCTCACCTCTGAACTCTAGTCTGAACCCCTGTTGTGCCACTTATTCTTGGCTGCCTGTCCTCAGGGAATAATtagcctttctgtgcctcagtttctgcctctgtaaaatgggggtaaaaaTCGTATTATCATGAAATTACACATGGAAGACATTCTGAGCAGGGAGGAAGTGCTCGGTAATTGTTAGCTATTGGTACAAACTTCTCCCCTGGAACTTCTAACCCCAAACCACAGAACCTGCTCTTATCAAGGTCATCACAAATACTCCTCCTGCCTAACCCATTTAGTTATTCCTCTGTAACCCGCTTGAATGCCTCCTTCCCCAAACACTCCCCGCTCCCAGGACCCCCCACTCTCTGGGCTTCCCGCTCCCCTCGCAGATGGCTCCAACTCTCCCCACGAGCACACCCTCAGACACAGCCgtctcctctcttctctacctCTACTCTCACTCTGGGACAGAGCTTCTCGGCCTTGGCACCACCGACGTGCGGGACCAGGTAGTTCTTGGTGGTGGGGCTGAGCTATACACCACAGGATGTTTAGCAGGATCCCCAGCCTCTACCAGTAGATGCCAGGACCAACTCCCACCCTTCAGTTACAAGTGTTTCCAGATGTCACCAAATGTCCCCTGCAAGAAGGGCTAAGTCACCGTTAGTTGACAACCACCACTCCCCTAGAGTCTGGGGGATTCATCCAGTCCCTTGAATACACCCTGTATACCAATGACTCCCAAATCATAGCCTCTACTTGACCTCTCCACTGAGCTCCAGGCTCCATGTGGATGCCGGATAGGTAGCTCAAGTATAATGTAGCCAGAAAAGAAGGTTTAAATTACACAAGCCCACATCTCCAATATCTTCTTGTCTTTTAGTCTTCCCTGTCTCAATAAACAGCACCATTATCCAC contains:
- the STYXL1 gene encoding serine/threonine/tyrosine-interacting-like protein 1 isoform X4 is translated as MLMGAVLSWEQRLQSPGPARGQRSENKAGSRAWTCPGTHVRSRRMTGLVLCEPTELYNILNQVTKLSRLTEPNYLCLLDVRSKWEYDESHVITALLVKKRAGKYLIPESVDLECVEYCVIYDNNTISPELMLKDDGSDDDGADDGKHRLALGAAVECGRTLTHLTRHPVLILRGGFERFSAMYHFLRTQKIIWMPQELDAFQPYPIEIMPGRIYLGNFKQACDPKIQKDLKINAHVNISMETGPLYSPGAQLRHPGLFHLGHQPQLCSHPGLPYASERADPEEVLGLPQEV